From a region of the Salvelinus alpinus chromosome 2, SLU_Salpinus.1, whole genome shotgun sequence genome:
- the LOC139546231 gene encoding zinc finger protein ZFP2-like isoform X2: protein MDESPVPVRIHRNQRTLQGPKLLEVDWDSLFRERQPPSGAAQQHQENQQKPKTFHACPVCGRHCQKLSILQIHMRIHTGEKPYPCPDCGKKFAHLGAMRRHHLTHTGEKPYSCSVCGKSFTQSGHLKEHQQSHSGEKHHCLICLKQYIRAEDLKIHHRVHTGERPYRCAECGKSYIRSKNLRAHKLTHQRTGSGKSDGEMAATIQVKVKEEEEEEEVGGFINAEGEEEEEEEVGGFINAEGEEVGWSFPDLSESPVRGSSGSEGGSPATSHINKDPGDQSSTKATESQGPDPRHEDITQTPGINVHIVEEEKEEVKEEDEVGGFINSEGEEFDWDSVQHRESPDCGLDSKAIPATSEHPEHQESHKTKTSHRCSVCGRECYKLSVLQIHMRIHTGEKPYPCPDCGKKFAHLGAMRRHHLTHTGEKPYSCPVCGKSFTQSGHLREHQQSHSGEKPHLCLVCGRGFSRASDLRIHHRVHTGERPYSCDYCGKRYGRCQKLRAHQRTHHSDRTHGDTGEETE from the exons ATGGATGAG TCACCGGTTCCTGTCAGGATCCACAGGAACCAGAGAACGCTGCAGGGTCCCAAGCTGCTTGAAGTTGACTGGGATTCTCTTTTTA gagagagacaaccTCCATCAGGAGCAGCTCAACAACACCAGGAGAATCAGCAGAAACCCAAGACATTTCACGCCTGTCCAGTGTGTGGAAGACACTGCCAAAAGTTATCCATCCTGCAGATCCACATGAGGATCCACACGGGAGAGAAGCCGTACCCCTGCCCCGACTGTGGCAAGAAGTTCGCTCACCTGGGAGCCATGAGACGACACCACCTCACACACacgggagagaagccttactcctgctctgtgtgtgggaagagtttcaccCAATCAGGACATCTGAAAGAGCACCAACAGTCTCACTCCGGAGAGAAGCACCACTGTCTGATCTGTCTGAAACAGTATATCAGAGCAGAAGATCTGAAGATTCACCACAGAGTTCACACGGGAGAAAGGCCCTACCGCTGTGCAGAGTGTGGCAAGAGCTACATCAGGTCAAAGAATCTCCGGGCTCACAAGCTGACTCACCAGAGGACAGGAAGTGGTAAAAGTGACGGGGAGATGGCAGCTACTATCCAGG TGAAagtgaaggaggaggaagaagaggaggaggttggTGGTTTTATCAAtgctgaaggagaggaggaggaagaggaggaggttggTGGTTTCATCAATGCTGAAGGAGAGGAAGTTGGCTGGAGTTTCCCTGATCTCA gTGAGAGTCCTGTCCGTGGCTCTTCTGGTAGTGAAGGAGGAAGTCCCGCTACATCACACATCAACAAG GATCCCGGTGACCAATCCAGCACCAAAGCTAcagagtcccagggtcctgatcCAAGACATGAGGACATCACTCAAACACCTGGGATCAACGTTCATATTgtagaagaggagaaggaggaagtgaaagaggaggatgaagtTGGTGGTTTCATCAATTCTGAAGGAGAAGAATTTGACTGGGATTCTGTTCAACATA gagagagccCTGACTGTGGCTTAGACAGCAAAGCGATTCCCGCTACATCAGAACATCCTGAACACCAGGAGAGTCACAAAACTAAGACGTCCCACCGCTGCTCAGTGTGTGGCAGAGAGTGCTACAAACTCTCGGTACTACAGATCCACATGAGGATCCACACGGGAGAGAAGCCGTACCCCTGCCCCGACTGTGGCAAGAAGTTCGCTCACCTGGGAGCCATGAGACGACACCACCTCACACACacgggagagaagccttactcctgccctgtgtgtgggaagagtttcaccCAATCAGGACATCTGAGGGAGCACCAGCAGTCTCACTCCGGAGAGAAGCCTCAcctgtgtctggtctgtgggagAGGGTTCTCTAGAGCGTCAGACCTCCGGATACACCACAGAGTTCACACAGGGGAGAGACCGTACAGCTGTGACTACTGTGGGAAGAGATACGGCCGCTGTCAGAAGCTACGGGCTCACCAACGGACACACCACAGTGACAGGACACACGGTGATACAGGAGAGGAGACGGAGTGA
- the LOC139546231 gene encoding zinc finger protein ZFP2-like isoform X1, with translation MDEDGDGRSSLSNSCPTRPKPTQSPVPVRIHRNQRTLQGPKLLEVDWDSLFRERQPPSGAAQQHQENQQKPKTFHACPVCGRHCQKLSILQIHMRIHTGEKPYPCPDCGKKFAHLGAMRRHHLTHTGEKPYSCSVCGKSFTQSGHLKEHQQSHSGEKHHCLICLKQYIRAEDLKIHHRVHTGERPYRCAECGKSYIRSKNLRAHKLTHQRTGSGKSDGEMAATIQVKVKEEEEEEEVGGFINAEGEEEEEEEVGGFINAEGEEVGWSFPDLSESPVRGSSGSEGGSPATSHINKDPGDQSSTKATESQGPDPRHEDITQTPGINVHIVEEEKEEVKEEDEVGGFINSEGEEFDWDSVQHRESPDCGLDSKAIPATSEHPEHQESHKTKTSHRCSVCGRECYKLSVLQIHMRIHTGEKPYPCPDCGKKFAHLGAMRRHHLTHTGEKPYSCPVCGKSFTQSGHLREHQQSHSGEKPHLCLVCGRGFSRASDLRIHHRVHTGERPYSCDYCGKRYGRCQKLRAHQRTHHSDRTHGDTGEETE, from the exons ATGGATGAG GACGGTGATGGCAGATCCAGCCTGTCTAACTCCTGTCCTACTCGACCTAAACCCACACAGTCACCGGTTCCTGTCAGGATCCACAGGAACCAGAGAACGCTGCAGGGTCCCAAGCTGCTTGAAGTTGACTGGGATTCTCTTTTTA gagagagacaaccTCCATCAGGAGCAGCTCAACAACACCAGGAGAATCAGCAGAAACCCAAGACATTTCACGCCTGTCCAGTGTGTGGAAGACACTGCCAAAAGTTATCCATCCTGCAGATCCACATGAGGATCCACACGGGAGAGAAGCCGTACCCCTGCCCCGACTGTGGCAAGAAGTTCGCTCACCTGGGAGCCATGAGACGACACCACCTCACACACacgggagagaagccttactcctgctctgtgtgtgggaagagtttcaccCAATCAGGACATCTGAAAGAGCACCAACAGTCTCACTCCGGAGAGAAGCACCACTGTCTGATCTGTCTGAAACAGTATATCAGAGCAGAAGATCTGAAGATTCACCACAGAGTTCACACGGGAGAAAGGCCCTACCGCTGTGCAGAGTGTGGCAAGAGCTACATCAGGTCAAAGAATCTCCGGGCTCACAAGCTGACTCACCAGAGGACAGGAAGTGGTAAAAGTGACGGGGAGATGGCAGCTACTATCCAGG TGAAagtgaaggaggaggaagaagaggaggaggttggTGGTTTTATCAAtgctgaaggagaggaggaggaagaggaggaggttggTGGTTTCATCAATGCTGAAGGAGAGGAAGTTGGCTGGAGTTTCCCTGATCTCA gTGAGAGTCCTGTCCGTGGCTCTTCTGGTAGTGAAGGAGGAAGTCCCGCTACATCACACATCAACAAG GATCCCGGTGACCAATCCAGCACCAAAGCTAcagagtcccagggtcctgatcCAAGACATGAGGACATCACTCAAACACCTGGGATCAACGTTCATATTgtagaagaggagaaggaggaagtgaaagaggaggatgaagtTGGTGGTTTCATCAATTCTGAAGGAGAAGAATTTGACTGGGATTCTGTTCAACATA gagagagccCTGACTGTGGCTTAGACAGCAAAGCGATTCCCGCTACATCAGAACATCCTGAACACCAGGAGAGTCACAAAACTAAGACGTCCCACCGCTGCTCAGTGTGTGGCAGAGAGTGCTACAAACTCTCGGTACTACAGATCCACATGAGGATCCACACGGGAGAGAAGCCGTACCCCTGCCCCGACTGTGGCAAGAAGTTCGCTCACCTGGGAGCCATGAGACGACACCACCTCACACACacgggagagaagccttactcctgccctgtgtgtgggaagagtttcaccCAATCAGGACATCTGAGGGAGCACCAGCAGTCTCACTCCGGAGAGAAGCCTCAcctgtgtctggtctgtgggagAGGGTTCTCTAGAGCGTCAGACCTCCGGATACACCACAGAGTTCACACAGGGGAGAGACCGTACAGCTGTGACTACTGTGGGAAGAGATACGGCCGCTGTCAGAAGCTACGGGCTCACCAACGGACACACCACAGTGACAGGACACACGGTGATACAGGAGAGGAGACGGAGTGA